One Amphiprion ocellaris isolate individual 3 ecotype Okinawa chromosome 5, ASM2253959v1, whole genome shotgun sequence genomic region harbors:
- the pcsk1 gene encoding neuroendocrine convertase 1 encodes MEVRCRPAVMCCVLAVLCSVVPRSLESPYWDRQYLNEWAVEIPGGLSAAEAIARELDYELVRQIGALEDHFLFKHRNHPSRMKRSASHITRQLSEDDRVLWAEQQYEKRRNKRASLRECRDCPVDKLFDDPMWNQQWYLQDTRTSSSLPKLDLHVIPVWQKGITGKGVVITVLDDGLEWNHTDIYSNYDAAASYDFNDNDPDPFPRYDSTNENKHGTRCAGEIAMQADNNKCGVGVAYNSKVGGIRMLDGIVTDAIEASSIGFNPDHVDIYSASWGPNDDGKTVEGPGRLAQKAFEYGIQKGRGGKGSIFVWASGNGGRQGDNCDCDGYTDSIYTISISSASQQGLSPWYAEKCSSTLATAYSSGDYTDQRITSADLHNECTQTHTGTSASAPLAAGIFALALEQNPDLTWRDLQHIVVWTSEFDPLANNPGWKRNGAGLMVNSRFGFGLLNAKALVDLADPAIWKHVPEKKQCIVRDDSFQPRELKAAGEITIEIPTKACAGQENAVRSLEHVQVEASIEYTRRGDLHITLTSPAGTSTVLLAERERDTSSNGFRNWDFMSVHTWGEDPAGTWTLKITDTSGRMENEGRILSWKLILHGTSEKPEHMKKPRVYIPYNAVQNDRRGVEHMDDMMEESTQAHPPQKAQPAQTSSTSNPEKEPKKPSNSPFSPSLALLRLLQTAFNRQTPSLQQPQTITRASSGWRKQQQQQQQQQQQQQQSGQSLPLPATRLPPQKLYQALDMINKYRGTEDNVYSDYSDGFYSTKPYRHRDDRLLQALFEMLDDDRK; translated from the exons ATGGAAGTGAGATGTCGTCCAGCGGTGATGTGCTGTGTTCTTGCCGTCCTCTGCTCCGTGGTTCCACGCTCGCTGGAGTCTCCTTACTGGGACAGACAGTACCTGAACGAGTGGGCGGTGGAGATCCCCGGTGGACTGTCCGCTGCGGAGGCGATCGCCAGAGAGCTGGACTACGAGCTGGTCCGACAG attggGGCCCTGGAAGACCATTTCCTGTTCAAACACCGCAACCATCCTAGCAGAATGAAACGCAGCGCCAGCCACATCACCAGGCAGCTGTCGGAGGACGATCGG GTGCTGTGGGCAGAGCAGCAATATGAGAAACGGCGGAACAAGCGAGCGTCCCTCAGGGAGTGTAGAGACTGTCCGGTCGACAAGCTGTTTGACGATCCAATGTGGAACCAGCAGTGGTACCTG CAAGACACACGGACGTCATCGTCGCTGCCGAAGCTCGACCTGCATGTGATCCCCGTGTGGCAGAAAGGCATCACGGGGAAAGGAGTGGTCATCACCGTGCTCGATGACGGGCTGGAGTGGAACCACACAGACATCTACTCCAACTAC GATGCAGCAGCAAGCTACGATTTCAACGATAATGACCCAGACCCCTTCCCCAGATACGATTCTACCAATGAAAACAA GCATGGTACTAGGTGTGCTGGGGAGATTGCTATGCAGGCAGACAACAATAAATGTGGGGTTGGAGTGGCCTACAACTCTAAGGTTGGAG GCATTCGAATGCTGGATGGGATTGTGACCGATGCCATCGAGGCGAGCTCCATCGGGTTCAATCCAGACCACGTGGACATCTACAGTGCCAGCTGGGGACCCAACGATGATGGCAAGACGGTGGAGGGCCCCGGGCGTCTGGCCCAGAAGGCTTTTGAATACGGTATTCAGAAG GGCCGTGGTGGGAAAGGCTCTATCTTTGTTTGGGCATCCGGTAATGGCGGCCGCCAGGGCGATAACTGTGACTGTGACGGCTACACAGACAGCATCTACACAATCTCAATCAGCAGCGCTTCCCAGCAGGGTCTGTCCCCATGGTACGCTGAGAAGTGCTCCTCCACTCTGGCTACAGCGTACAGCAGTGGAGACTACACTGACCAGAGGATT ACGAGTGCTGATCTGCACAATGAATGCACTCAGACTCACACTGGAACGTCGGCTTCTGCCCCTCTGGCTGCTGGAATATTTGCCCTGGCTCTGGAACAAAA TCCTGATCTTACATGGAGAGACTTGCAGCATATTGTGGTTTGGACCTCAGAGTTCGATCCTCTGGCCAATAATCCAGGCTGGAAGAGGAACGGAGCAGGACTGATGGTCAACAGCCGCTTTGGTTTTGGTCTTCTCAATGCCAAAGCCCTGGTGGACCTCGCTGACCCGGCCATTTGGAAGCATGTTCCGGAGAAGAAGCAGTGTATTGTCAGAGATGATTCTTTTCAGCCGAG GGAGCTAAAAGCAGCAGGGGAGATCACCATAGAGATTCCAACCAAAGCCTGTGCGGGGCAGGAGAACGCTGTCCGATCACTGGAGCATGTGCAGGTGGAGGCCAGCATCGAATACACCAGGAGAGGAGACCTGCACATCACACTCACCTCCCCAGCTG GCACCAGTACAGTGCTGCTGGCAGAGCGGGAGAGGGACACGTCCTCTAATGGCTTCAGAAACTGGGACTTCATGTCCGTCCACACATGGGGAGAAGATCCTGCTGGTACATGGACCCTGAAGATCACAGACACT TCGGGCCGTATGGAGAACGAGGGTCGGATTTTGAGCTGGAAGCTGATTCTTCATGGAACATCAGAGAAGCCAGAGCACATGAAGAAACCCCGGGTGTACATTCCTTACAATGCTGTGCAGAACGACCGCCGTGGTGTAGAACATATGGATGACATGATGGAG GAGTCAACACAGGCTCATCCACCTCAGAAAGCTCAGCCTGCTCAAACCTCCTCTACTTCCAACCCAGAGAAGGAGCCCAAAAAGCCCTCCAACTCCCCCTTCTCCCCCTCTCTGGCCCTGCTGCGCCTCTTGCAGACGGCCTTCAACCGGCAGACCCCATCCCTGcagcagccccagaccatcactaGGGCCTCCTCTGgctggaggaagcagcagcagcagcagcagcagcagcagcagcagcagcagcagtcaggcCAGAGCCTCCCTCTTCCTGCTACAAGACTCCCACCTCAGAAGCTGTACCAGGCTCTGGACATGATCAACAAGTACCGAGGCACAGAGGACAACGTCTACAGCGACTACAGCGACGGCTTCTACAGCACCAAGCCGTACAGGCACAGAGACGACCGACTGCTGCAGGCCCTGTTTGAGATGCTCGATGACGATCGCAAATGA
- the LOC111581210 gene encoding globoside alpha-1,3-N-acetylgalactosaminyltransferase 1-like, whose translation MALFPYCKTPTGPVRMSRMQLVLCCFLLSLIIYFLHGRKVAVSVESAHPIFGMEQGRMKTDMTMVRAAKPQTPVETPWGAPLVWGDTRNSAWRRAKLVQQEIRIGLLALVVGTYAQFIRRFLSSAETHFLPGQMVTYYILTDNPRSLDPPMELGPDRQMKVLPVAELPGWERLAQRRMFLLADAIRNPIGHEVEYIFCADIDQEFMAPVGEEILGDLVATLHPELYGMPRNAFPYEADEVSSACVEEDEGDYYYTSELYGGLVSEMYKLARACSLLILQDQSNGVRARGLEESYLNRYLIDHRPTCVLSPEYSWWDSALAAYVPVERIVSWGRQCEAYDKQKREEHKC comes from the exons ATGGCACTGTTCCCGTATTGCAAGACGCCTACAG GACCAGTCAGAATGTCCAGAATGCAGCTGGTCCTGTGCTGTTTTCTCCTGTCTCTTATCATAT ATTTCCTTCATGGACGTAAAGTTGCTGTCAGTGTGGAGTCAGCTCACCCCATCTTTGGGATGGAACAGGGAAGAATGAAGACAGATATGACAATGGTCAGAGCAGCTAAGCCACAAACCCCTGTGGAGACACCATGGGGGGCTCCTTTAGTGTGGGGTGACACCCGCAACTCGGCGTGGCGCAGGGCTAAACTCGTGCAACAGGAAATCCGTATTGGTCTGTTGGCACTCGTGGTGGGAACTTATGCACAGTTCATCCGACGTTTCCTCTCCTCAGCTGAAACCCACTTCCTCCCTGGTCAGATGGTCACCTATTACATCCTCACAGACAATCCCCGTTCTCTGGATCCCCCCATGGAGCTGGGGCCTGACCGACAGATGAAGGTGCTCCCTGTTGCAGAGCTGCCTGGGTGGGAGAGGTTGGCTCAGCGGCGGATGTTTCTGCTTGCTGATGCCATCCGGAACCCAATCGGCCATGAGGTTGAGTACATCTTCTGTGCTGACATCGACCAGGAATTTATGGCCCCCGTTGGAGAGGAAATCCTCGGAGACCTGGTGGCTACGCTGCACCCAGAACTCTATGGGATGCCACGAAATGCTTTCCCTTATGAAGCTGATGAAGTCTCATCAGCTTGtgtggaggaggatgaaggagatTACTACTACACCTCGGAGCTGTATGGAGGTTTGGTATCTGAGATGTACAAACTGGCTCGTGCCTGTTCTTTGCTTATTCTGCAGGACCAGTCTAATGGGGTGAGAGCCAGGGGCCTGGAGGAGAGCTACCTGAACCGCTATCTGATCGACCACAGGCCGACCTGTGTGCTGTCACCAGAGTACAGCTGGTGGGATTCAGCATTGGCTGCTTACGTGCCTGTAGAGAGAATAGTCTCCTGGGGAAGGCAATGTGAGGCATATGATAAGCAGAAGAGAGAGGAGCACAAATGTTAA